The Deinococcus aestuarii genome window below encodes:
- a CDS encoding response regulator, whose product MSKHLLIVEDNDQDLELARVALELSDVRCEVSVARDGQEALDFLYRRGCYAGRPEGQPDLVLLDLNMPRVNGHQVLCTMHGDQALQGVPVVVFTTSNLPEDRAASVACGAVDYVVKPGAFEAFVATINRLGRRWLTLEHSA is encoded by the coding sequence GTGAGCAAACACCTCTTGATCGTCGAGGACAACGACCAGGACCTGGAACTGGCCCGGGTTGCCCTAGAGTTGAGCGACGTGCGGTGCGAGGTCAGCGTGGCCCGGGACGGTCAGGAGGCGCTGGATTTCCTGTACCGCCGGGGGTGCTATGCCGGTCGCCCGGAGGGACAGCCCGACCTGGTGCTGTTGGACCTGAACATGCCCCGGGTGAACGGGCATCAGGTGCTGTGCACGATGCACGGGGACCAGGCGCTTCAGGGGGTGCCGGTGGTGGTGTTCACGACCTCCAACCTGCCCGAGGACCGTGCGGCCAGCGTGGCGTGCGGCGCCGTGGACTACGTGGTCAAGCCGGGGGCATTCGAGGCGTTCGTGGCGACGATCAACCGGCTGGGTCGGCGGTGGCTCACGCTGGAACACTCGGCGTAA
- a CDS encoding GGDEF domain-containing protein, translated as MPSALPPSTPRARLLRLGWWPAWAVLIVSLALHLLPGEFSRLGQDAAFALILLVSMAVGRGHPLSGAVLFYAALAPFALWIDQLHGVGGALTPDLGGYTAVLILPAALAAVYFGFRGVVVFLVYSLTVGTLALPLDPKHLSGVAWNVLLALGLGWLGDWLLRGSGREMVELRRSALLDPLTGLANRRAFDHALDQAWATRPNLAVVLLDLDGLKGVNDTRGHAAGDELLRGFAQALQRHLGTEMTAFRLGGDEYAVLCEVEDLTAVQGAVRSAVLGVQQAGFQEVGASVGSATALEVRSSGALVRLADERMYTEKRGKPQRRTASGV; from the coding sequence ATGCCGTCCGCCCTTCCGCCCTCCACCCCGCGTGCGCGCTTGCTGCGCCTGGGCTGGTGGCCCGCCTGGGCCGTCCTGATCGTGAGCCTGGCGCTGCACCTGCTCCCCGGCGAGTTCTCCCGCCTCGGGCAGGACGCCGCCTTCGCCCTGATCCTCCTCGTGAGCATGGCCGTGGGCCGGGGCCACCCTCTCTCGGGCGCGGTGCTGTTCTACGCCGCCCTGGCCCCCTTCGCCCTGTGGATCGATCAACTCCACGGGGTGGGCGGGGCCCTCACGCCCGACCTCGGCGGCTACACCGCCGTTCTGATCCTGCCCGCCGCTCTGGCCGCCGTCTACTTCGGCTTCCGGGGCGTCGTGGTCTTCCTGGTGTACAGCCTGACGGTCGGGACCCTCGCCCTGCCCCTGGACCCAAAGCACCTGTCCGGCGTGGCCTGGAACGTCCTGCTGGCCCTGGGGTTGGGCTGGCTGGGCGACTGGCTCCTCCGAGGCTCAGGCCGGGAGATGGTGGAATTGCGCCGCTCAGCCCTCCTCGACCCCCTGACCGGGCTCGCCAACCGCCGGGCCTTCGACCACGCCCTCGACCAGGCCTGGGCCACCCGCCCTAACCTGGCGGTGGTGCTGCTCGACCTCGACGGGCTCAAGGGCGTGAACGACACTCGCGGCCACGCGGCGGGGGACGAGCTGCTGCGCGGCTTCGCTCAGGCGCTGCAACGGCACCTCGGGACGGAGATGACCGCCTTCCGGTTGGGGGGCGACGAGTACGCGGTGCTGTGCGAGGTGGAGGACCTTACAGCCGTGCAGGGGGCGGTCCGGTCAGCCGTGCTTGGGGTGCAGCAGGCGGGGTTTCAGGAGGTTGGGGCGAGCGTGGGGAGTGCGACCGCCCTGGAGGTTCGCAGCAGCGGGGCTTTGGTGCGGCTGGCCGACGAACGGATGTACACCGAGAAACGCGGCAAGCCCCAACGGCGGACGGCCAGTGGCGTTTGA